The following proteins are co-located in the Bubalus bubalis isolate 160015118507 breed Murrah chromosome 21, NDDB_SH_1, whole genome shotgun sequence genome:
- the PDZRN3 gene encoding E3 ubiquitin-protein ligase PDZRN3 isoform X3 — protein MGCSLCSLQKPEEQYKLLYEVCQVNGKDLSRATHDQAVEAFKTAKEPIVVQVLRRTPRTKMFTPPSESQMVDMGTQTDITFEHIMALSKMSSPTPPVLDPYLLPEEHPSAHEYYDPNDYIAGIHQEMDREELELEEVDLYRMNSQDKLGLTVCYRTDDEDDIGIYISEIDPNSIAAKDGRIREGDRIIQINGIEVQNREEAVALLTSEENKNFSLLIARPELQLDEGWLDDDRNDFLDDLHMDMLEEQHHQAMQFTASVLQQKKHEEDGGTTDTATILSNQHEKDSGVGRTDESTRNDESSEQENNGDDAPAASPPLAGQRKLTCSQDTLGSGDLPFSNESFISADCADADYLGIPVDECERFRELLELKCQVKSAGPYSLYYPGSTLDASKSDPESVDKELELLNEELRSIELECLSIVRAHKMQQLKEQFREPWMLHNSGFRNYNTSVDVRRRELADITELPEKSDKDSSSAYNTGESCRSTPLTLEMSPDNSLRRAAEGEGAAEAYGPSPKNLLSITEDSEGGSPNYSPSPKELDPSPAPENKERKPGEEGGGGSGSPTPGAKLGGSYLPPFPHSPYKHAHIPAHAQHYQSYMQLIQQKSAVEYAQSQMSLVSMCKDLNSANQSEPRMEWKVKIRSDGTRYITKRPVRDRLLRERALKIREERSGMTTDDDAVSELKMGRYWSKEERKQHVVKAKEQRRRREFMMQSRLDCLKEQQGADDRKEMNILELSHKKMMKKRNKKIFDNWMTIQELLTHGAKSPDGTRVYNSFLSVTTV, from the exons GTCAATGGCAAAGACTTATCCAGAGCAACTCATGACCAGGCTGTGGAAGCCTTCAAGACAGCCAAGGAACCTATCGTGGTCCAGGTGTTGAGGAGAACACCGCGGACCAAAATGTTCACTCCTCCGTCAGAGTCACAGATGGTGGACATGGGAACACAGACAGACATCACCTTTGAGCACATCATGGCCCTTAGCAAGATGTCCTCGCCCACCCCACCTGTACTGGATCCCTATCTCTTGCCAGAGGA GCATCCCTCAGCCCATGAGTACTATGATCCAAATGACTACATCGCAGGCATCCAtcaggagatggacagggaggagctGGAGCTAGAG GAAGTGGATCTCTACAGAATGAACAGCCAGGACAAGCTGGGCCTCACGGTGTGCTACCGGACAGATGATGAAGATGACATTGGCATCTATATAAGCGAG ATTGACCCTAACAGCATCGCGGCCAAGGATGGGCGCATCCGAGAAGGAGACCGCATTATCCAG ATTAATGGGATAGAGGTACAGAACCGTGAAGAGGCTGTAGCTCTGCTAACCAGTGAAGAAAACAAGAACTTCTCATTGCTAATTGCCAGGCCCGAACTCCAG CTGGACGAGGGCTGGCTGGATGACGACAGGAACGACTTTCTGGATGACCTGCACATGGACATGCTGGAGGAGCAGCACCACCAGGCCATGCAGTTCACGGCCAGCGTCCTGCAGCAG AAGAAGCACGAGGAAGACGGGGGAACCACAGACACGGCCACCATCCTGTCCAACCAGCACGAGAAAGACAGCGGCGTGGGTCGGACGGACGAGAGCACACGCAATGACGAGAGCTCGGAGCAGGAGAACAACGGCGACGATGCCCCCGCGGCCTCCCCGCCGCTGGCTGGGCAGAGGAAGCTCACTTGCAGCCAGGACACCCTGGGCAGTGGCGACCTGCCCTTCAGCAACGAGTCCTTCATCTCGGCCGACTGCGCCGACGCCGACTACCTGGGCATCCCTGTGGACGAGTGCGAGCGCTTCCGCGAGCTGCTGGAGCTCAAGTGCCAGGTGAAGAGCGCTGGCCCCTATAGCCTCTACTACCCTGGCAGCACCCTGGACGCCAGCAAGAGCGACCCCGAGAGCGTGGACAAGGAGCTAGAGCTGCTCAACGAGGAGCTGCGCAGCATCGAGCTGGAGTGCCTCAGCATCGTGCGCGCGCACAAGATGCAGCAGCTCAAGGAGCAGTTCCGCGAGCCCTGGATGCTTCACAACAGCGGCTTCCGCAACTACAACACCAGCGTGGACGTGCGCAGGCGCGAGCTCGCCGACATCACCGAGCTGCCCGAGAAGTCCGACAAAGACAGCTCGAGTGCCTACAACACCGGCGAGAGCTGCCGCAGCACCCCACTCACCTTGGAGATGTCCCCCGACAACTCCCTGCGGAGGGCGGCCGAGGGAGAAGGTGCCGCAGAAGCTTACGGGCCGTCCCCCAAGAACCTGCTCTCCATCACGGAAGATTCCGAGGGGGGCTCCCCGAACTACAGCCCTTCCCCTAAAGAGCTGGATCCCAGCCCGGCTCCGGAGAACAAGGAGAGGAAGCCCGGCGAAGAAGGTGGTGGCGGCAGCGGGAGCCCCACCCCCGGCGCGAAGCTGGGAGGCTCGTACCTGCCGCCCTTCCCGCACTCGCCCTACAAGCACGCCCACATCCCCGCGCACGCACAGCACTACCAGAGCTACATGCAGCTGATCCAGCAGAAGTCGGCCGTCGAGTACGCGCAGAGCCAGATGAGCCTGGTGAGCATGTGCAAGGACCTGAACTCAGCCAACCAGTCAGAGCCGAGGATGGAGTGGAAGGTGAAGATCCGCAGCGACGGCACGCGCTACATCACCAAGCGCCCAGTGCGGGATCGCCTGTTGCGGGAGCGCGCGCTCAAGATCCGAGAAGAGCGCAGCGGCATGACCACGGACGACGACGCGGTGAGCGAGCTGAAGATGGGGCGCTACTGGAGcaaggaggagaggaagcagcACGTGGTGAAGGCCAAGGAGCAGAGGCGGCGGCGCGAGTTCATGATGCAGAGCCGGCTCGATTGCCTGAAGGAGCAGCAGGGGGCCGACGACAGGAAGGAGATGAATATCCTCgaactcagccacaaaaagatgatgaagaagaggaataaaaagatATTTGATAACTGGATGACAATCCAAGAACTCTTAACCCACGGCGCAAAATCGCCAGACGGCACTAGAGTATACAATTCATTCCTCTCGGTGACTACTGTATAA